From one Streptomyces spiramyceticus genomic stretch:
- a CDS encoding ABC transporter substrate-binding protein, with product MMRLQRRTMAACSSALALAFGATACGGDVTPAGGGGESLSGKKVSVAGVWSGTEQKNFRKVLDAFSEKTGAKVEFISTGDNVSTVIGSKIEGGNAPDVVMVPQVGVLKQFAEKGWLQPLDKKTEQTVTDNFAPVWKNYGTVDGDFYGLYFKAAHKSTVWYSPDALEQAGVKPPKTYAEMLKSSATVADSGLPAFAVAGEDGWTLTDWFENIYLSQAGPEKYDQLAAHKLPWTDASVVKALTTLGELFSGKDLVAGGRSGALSTDFPSSVGQVFGADPEAAMVYEGDFVGSIAKEEHGRKIGEDATFFPFPAVDGGKAPVVSGGDAAVVLKDGRNRKAAMALMDYLATPEAAEVWAGAGGFLSPNKKVDPAAYGDDTARRTAKSLIDAGDTVRFDMSDQAPAAFGGTKGMGEWKILQDFLRDPADPKGTAAALEVAAAKAFKN from the coding sequence ATGATGAGACTGCAACGACGGACCATGGCCGCCTGCTCCTCGGCACTCGCCCTCGCATTCGGCGCGACCGCGTGCGGCGGCGACGTCACCCCCGCGGGCGGTGGCGGCGAGAGCCTCAGCGGCAAGAAGGTTTCCGTCGCCGGTGTCTGGTCCGGCACGGAACAGAAGAACTTCCGCAAGGTGCTCGACGCCTTCTCCGAAAAGACCGGCGCCAAGGTCGAGTTCATCTCCACCGGTGACAACGTCTCCACCGTCATCGGCAGCAAGATCGAGGGCGGCAACGCGCCCGACGTGGTGATGGTTCCTCAGGTCGGCGTGCTGAAGCAGTTCGCCGAGAAGGGCTGGCTCCAGCCGCTCGACAAGAAGACCGAGCAGACGGTCACGGACAACTTCGCGCCGGTATGGAAGAACTACGGCACCGTCGACGGCGACTTCTACGGCCTCTACTTCAAGGCCGCCCACAAGTCGACGGTCTGGTACAGCCCGGACGCCCTCGAACAGGCCGGGGTCAAGCCGCCGAAGACCTACGCGGAGATGCTCAAGAGCTCCGCCACGGTCGCCGATTCCGGACTGCCCGCCTTCGCGGTCGCCGGAGAGGACGGCTGGACGCTCACCGACTGGTTCGAGAACATCTACCTCTCCCAGGCAGGCCCCGAGAAGTACGATCAACTCGCCGCCCACAAGCTGCCGTGGACCGACGCCAGTGTCGTCAAGGCACTCACCACCCTGGGCGAACTGTTCTCCGGCAAGGACCTCGTCGCGGGCGGCCGTTCGGGCGCGCTCAGCACCGACTTCCCCAGCTCCGTCGGACAGGTCTTCGGCGCCGACCCCGAGGCCGCGATGGTCTACGAGGGCGACTTCGTCGGCTCGATAGCCAAGGAGGAGCACGGCAGGAAGATCGGCGAGGACGCCACCTTCTTCCCCTTCCCCGCGGTCGACGGAGGCAAGGCACCGGTGGTCAGCGGCGGCGACGCCGCGGTGGTGCTCAAGGACGGCCGCAACCGCAAGGCCGCCATGGCGCTCATGGACTACCTCGCCACCCCGGAAGCGGCCGAGGTCTGGGCCGGCGCGGGCGGCTTCCTCTCGCCCAACAAGAAGGTCGACCCGGCCGCCTACGGCGACGACACGGCACGCAGGACCGCCAAGTCCCTCATCGACGCCGGTGACACCGTCCGCTTCGACATGTCCGACCAGGCCCCGGCCGCCTTCGGCGGGACCAAGGGCATGGGCGAGTGGAAGATCCTCCAGGACTTCCTGCGCGACCCCGCCGACCCGAAGGGCACCGCGGCCGCGCTCGAAGTCGCGGCTGCCAAGGCCTTCAAGAACTGA